A single window of Salvelinus sp. IW2-2015 unplaced genomic scaffold, ASM291031v2 Un_scaffold775, whole genome shotgun sequence DNA harbors:
- the LOC112068851 gene encoding E3 ubiquitin-protein ligase TRIM39 isoform X1, translating to MCQCLARAVTLYSGFLQQPLLSVMAYLAGNHGNLTEEQVHCSICLDVFTNPVSIPCGHNFCRCCILDYWKTTTLFQCPMCKKTFFKRPDISINTVLREIAEQFKDIRVSNAERLQQQELKEERDLQKKMEEQKKKEEEQKTMEREMKMKEQQELVQKQQKLLQELRLKQEMQKLQLPQLQRTTSQEPEKPIEGKPGEKPEGEPEEPPADAPPSPPHSPWGEVSCDVCMGDRMKAVKSCLVCLTSYCEEHIKNHNTRFTKHKLIEPVTNLEERMCPKHERLLELFCKKDHICVCVLCTETDHRAHFTVPVEREWTDKKAQLKKTEIDVQQMIQERLKKMEEIKHSVELNKSSAQREIEDSMQVFQELIRSIQRTQAELVLAIEEKQRETERWSQGLIGELEQEITELQRRNTDLEHLSRTEDHIHFLQSFPALCTPPATKDWSGTCVHTEVCVGIIRRAVSKLEETLSEEIDKLVDSELKKILKYTVDLTLDPDSANPWLQLSEDRRQVRHLGTWQDLPDIPERFDTVVIVLGREGFTAGRHYWEVQVGDKDDWYLGVAKASVNRKGRIAVSSSQGYWALAMKKGQGYRASTTPPLPLTLDAKPKRVGVYVDCEEGQVSFYDVKERSHIYTFMEDNFKDKLFPFFYLYCCDKQSDAMVICSINEKSLIKQC from the exons ATGTGTCAGTGTTTGGCCAGAGCGGTCACTCTGTACAGTGGCTTTCTGCAACAGCCGCTTCTCTCTG TAATGGCTtaccttgcaggaaatcatggaAATCTGACGGAGGAGCAGGTCCACTGCTCCATCTGTCTGGACGTGTTCACCAACCCTGTCTCCATACCCTGTGGACACAACTTCTGCCGCTGCTGCATCCTAGACTACTGGAAGACCACCACCCTGTTCCAATGCCCCATGTGCAAGAAGACCTTCTTCAAGCGGCCCGACATTAGCATCAATACCGTCCTGAGGGAGATCGCTGAGCAATTTAAGGACATCCGGGTTAGCAACGCCGAGCGTCTCCAACAGCAGGAACTGAAAGAGGAACGAGATTTGCAGAAGAAGATGGAAGagcagaagaagaaggaggaggagcagaagacGATGGAGCGGGAAATGAAGATGAAAGAACAACAGGAGCTGGTTCAAAAGCAGCAGAAACTTCTCCAGGAGCTGAGACTGAAGCAGGAGATGCAGAAGCTGCAGCTGCCACAGCTGCAACGAACGACGAGCCAGGAACCGGAGAAACCAATAGAAGGAAAACCAGGAGAGAAGCCAGAGGGAGAGCCAGAGGAACCTCCAGCCGATGCTCCTCCATCCCCACCCCACAGCCCATGGGGCGAGGTGTCTTGTGATGTCTGCATGGGCGACCGGATGAAGGCCGTCAAATCCTGCCTGGTGTGTCTGACCTCATACTGTGAGGAACACATCAAGAACCACAACACACGCTTCACCAAACACAAGCTGATCGAACCCGTGACTAACCTGGAAGAGAGGATGTGTCCCAAGCACGAGAGGCTTCTGGAGCTGTTCTGTAAGAAAgaccatatctgtgtgtgtgtgctgtgtacggAGACGGACCACAGAGCTCACTTTACTGTACCTGTAGAGAGGGAGTGGACTGATAAGAAG GCTCAGCTGAAGAAGACAGAGATAGATGTGCAGCAGATGATCCAGGAAAGACTGAAGAAGATGGAGGAGATCAAGCACTCAGTGGAGCTGAATAAG TCCAGTGCCCAGAGGGAGATCGAGGACAGCATGCAGGTGTTCCAGGAGCTGATTCGGTCCATCCAGAGGACCCAGGCGGAGCTGGTGCTGGCTATAGaggaaaagcagagagagacagagag GTGGTCCCAGGGCCTGATaggggagctggaacaggagaTCACTGAACTACAGAGGAGGAATACAGACCTGGAGCACCTCTCACGCACAGAGGACCACATCCACTTCCTACAG AGTTTCCCAGCCCTGTGTACCCCTCCAGCCACTAAGGACTGGTCTGGGACCTGTGTACATACTGAAGTGTGTGTTGGGATCATCAGGAGAGCTGTGTCCAAATTGGAAGAGACGCTGAGTGAGGAAATTGACAAACTGGTGGACTCTG AGCTGAAGAAGATTCTTAAGTACACAG TGGACCTGACCCTCGACCCAGACTCAGCCAACCCTTGGCTCCAGCTCTCGGAAGACCGCCGTCAAGTTAGGCACCTGGGAACTTGGCAGGACCTCCCGGACATCCCAGAGCGTTTCGACACTGTGGTCATTGTCCTGGGTCGCGAGGGCTTCACCGCGGGACGCCACTACTGGGAG gtCCAGGTGGGGGACAAGGATGACTGGTACCTAGGCGTGGCCAAGGCATCAGTCAACAGGAAGGGGCGTATCGCCGTCAGCTCCTCCCAGGGCTACTGGGCACTGGCCATGAAGAAAGGCCAGGGATATAGGGCCTCCACGACCCCGCCGTTACCTCTAACCCTTGACGCCAAGCCGAAGAGGGTTGGGGTGTATGTGGATTGCGAAGAGGGCCAGGTTTCGTTTTACGACGTGAAGGAGAGGAGTCATATCTATACATTCATGGAGGACAACTTTAAGGATAAGTTGTTTCCGTTCTTTTATCTGTACTGTTGTGATAAACAGTCGGATGCCATGGTGATCTGTTCGATCAATGAAAAGAGTCTGATCAAGCAATGCTGA
- the LOC112068853 gene encoding E3 ubiquitin-protein ligase TRIM47, with protein MSALPRCCICLDDFTSPVSIPCGHRFCLGCIGEYWRLHGACQCPLCMTCFPIRPQLKTKPTLHNVAPWEENQAALRAGEVPCDICPEKRCRAVKSCLVCLASYCEMHLEPHYRDSALGRHPLVTVWKNLDEPVCRLHGRRLARFCRSDQTCVCAMCVQTDHRGHRVVTIAMEATKKKVKLKKSMMKFQQMIQERLKKMEDLQQSVELVEVTEEKQKAAERRAEGFVKEMEQEITELQRRSTELEQLSHTEDHLTLLQRFPSLSTPLHYKDWSHIIKSLIQELQEKLEISSKDSRKLH; from the exons ATGTCTGCACTGCCTCGATGCTGCATCTGTCTAGATGACTTCACCAGTCCAGTCTCTATCCCCTGTGGCCATCGCTTCTGCTTGGGCTGTATCGGGGAGTACTGGAGACTCCATGGTGCCTGCCAGTGTCCCCTCTGTATGACATGTTTCCCCATAAG GCCACAGCTAAAAACGAAGCCAACCCTACATAATGTTGCCCCGTGGGAGGAAAACCAAGCCGCACTCAGAGCAGGTGARGTGCCCTGCGATATCTGTCCAGAAAAGCGGTGTAGAGCAGTGAAGTCATGTCTGGTGTGCCTGGCCTCGTACTGTGAGATGCACCTGGAGCCTCACTACAGGGACTCGGCTCTAGGGCGCCATCCACTGGTCACTGTGTGGAAGAACCTGGATGAGCCTGTCTGTAGACTCCACGGGAGGAGGTTGGCCAGGTTTTGTCGGAGCGATCAGACCTGCGTCTGTGCTATGTGTGTCCAGACTGATCACAGGGGTCATCGGGTGGTCACCATCGCCATGGAAGCAACAAAAAAGAAG GTTAAGCTAAAGAAGTCCATGATGAAGTTTCAGCAGATGATCCAGGAGAGACTGAAGAAGATGGAGGACCTCCAACAGTCAGTGGAGCTCGTTGAAGTGACTGAAGAGAAGCAGAAAGCAGCAGAGAGGCGGGCTGAAGGGTTCGTCAAAGAGATGGAACAGGAAatcactgagctacagaggagaaGCACTGAGCTGGAGCAGCTCTCACACACTGAGGACCACCTCACCCTTCTACAA AGATTTCCATCACTGTCCACTCCTCTACACTACAAGGATTGGTCACACATCATCAAGTCCCTGATCCAAGAACTACAGGAGAAACTAGAAATATCCTCAAAAGATAGTAGAAAACTACATTGA
- the LOC112068851 gene encoding E3 ubiquitin-protein ligase TRIM39 isoform X2 translates to MCQCLARAVTLYSGFLQQPLLSGNHGNLTEEQVHCSICLDVFTNPVSIPCGHNFCRCCILDYWKTTTLFQCPMCKKTFFKRPDISINTVLREIAEQFKDIRVSNAERLQQQELKEERDLQKKMEEQKKKEEEQKTMEREMKMKEQQELVQKQQKLLQELRLKQEMQKLQLPQLQRTTSQEPEKPIEGKPGEKPEGEPEEPPADAPPSPPHSPWGEVSCDVCMGDRMKAVKSCLVCLTSYCEEHIKNHNTRFTKHKLIEPVTNLEERMCPKHERLLELFCKKDHICVCVLCTETDHRAHFTVPVEREWTDKKAQLKKTEIDVQQMIQERLKKMEEIKHSVELNKSSAQREIEDSMQVFQELIRSIQRTQAELVLAIEEKQRETERWSQGLIGELEQEITELQRRNTDLEHLSRTEDHIHFLQSFPALCTPPATKDWSGTCVHTEVCVGIIRRAVSKLEETLSEEIDKLVDSELKKILKYTVDLTLDPDSANPWLQLSEDRRQVRHLGTWQDLPDIPERFDTVVIVLGREGFTAGRHYWEVQVGDKDDWYLGVAKASVNRKGRIAVSSSQGYWALAMKKGQGYRASTTPPLPLTLDAKPKRVGVYVDCEEGQVSFYDVKERSHIYTFMEDNFKDKLFPFFYLYCCDKQSDAMVICSINEKSLIKQC, encoded by the exons ATGTGTCAGTGTTTGGCCAGAGCGGTCACTCTGTACAGTGGCTTTCTGCAACAGCCGCTTCTCTCTG gaaatcatggaAATCTGACGGAGGAGCAGGTCCACTGCTCCATCTGTCTGGACGTGTTCACCAACCCTGTCTCCATACCCTGTGGACACAACTTCTGCCGCTGCTGCATCCTAGACTACTGGAAGACCACCACCCTGTTCCAATGCCCCATGTGCAAGAAGACCTTCTTCAAGCGGCCCGACATTAGCATCAATACCGTCCTGAGGGAGATCGCTGAGCAATTTAAGGACATCCGGGTTAGCAACGCCGAGCGTCTCCAACAGCAGGAACTGAAAGAGGAACGAGATTTGCAGAAGAAGATGGAAGagcagaagaagaaggaggaggagcagaagacGATGGAGCGGGAAATGAAGATGAAAGAACAACAGGAGCTGGTTCAAAAGCAGCAGAAACTTCTCCAGGAGCTGAGACTGAAGCAGGAGATGCAGAAGCTGCAGCTGCCACAGCTGCAACGAACGACGAGCCAGGAACCGGAGAAACCAATAGAAGGAAAACCAGGAGAGAAGCCAGAGGGAGAGCCAGAGGAACCTCCAGCCGATGCTCCTCCATCCCCACCCCACAGCCCATGGGGCGAGGTGTCTTGTGATGTCTGCATGGGCGACCGGATGAAGGCCGTCAAATCCTGCCTGGTGTGTCTGACCTCATACTGTGAGGAACACATCAAGAACCACAACACACGCTTCACCAAACACAAGCTGATCGAACCCGTGACTAACCTGGAAGAGAGGATGTGTCCCAAGCACGAGAGGCTTCTGGAGCTGTTCTGTAAGAAAgaccatatctgtgtgtgtgtgctgtgtacggAGACGGACCACAGAGCTCACTTTACTGTACCTGTAGAGAGGGAGTGGACTGATAAGAAG GCTCAGCTGAAGAAGACAGAGATAGATGTGCAGCAGATGATCCAGGAAAGACTGAAGAAGATGGAGGAGATCAAGCACTCAGTGGAGCTGAATAAG TCCAGTGCCCAGAGGGAGATCGAGGACAGCATGCAGGTGTTCCAGGAGCTGATTCGGTCCATCCAGAGGACCCAGGCGGAGCTGGTGCTGGCTATAGaggaaaagcagagagagacagagag GTGGTCCCAGGGCCTGATaggggagctggaacaggagaTCACTGAACTACAGAGGAGGAATACAGACCTGGAGCACCTCTCACGCACAGAGGACCACATCCACTTCCTACAG AGTTTCCCAGCCCTGTGTACCCCTCCAGCCACTAAGGACTGGTCTGGGACCTGTGTACATACTGAAGTGTGTGTTGGGATCATCAGGAGAGCTGTGTCCAAATTGGAAGAGACGCTGAGTGAGGAAATTGACAAACTGGTGGACTCTG AGCTGAAGAAGATTCTTAAGTACACAG TGGACCTGACCCTCGACCCAGACTCAGCCAACCCTTGGCTCCAGCTCTCGGAAGACCGCCGTCAAGTTAGGCACCTGGGAACTTGGCAGGACCTCCCGGACATCCCAGAGCGTTTCGACACTGTGGTCATTGTCCTGGGTCGCGAGGGCTTCACCGCGGGACGCCACTACTGGGAG gtCCAGGTGGGGGACAAGGATGACTGGTACCTAGGCGTGGCCAAGGCATCAGTCAACAGGAAGGGGCGTATCGCCGTCAGCTCCTCCCAGGGCTACTGGGCACTGGCCATGAAGAAAGGCCAGGGATATAGGGCCTCCACGACCCCGCCGTTACCTCTAACCCTTGACGCCAAGCCGAAGAGGGTTGGGGTGTATGTGGATTGCGAAGAGGGCCAGGTTTCGTTTTACGACGTGAAGGAGAGGAGTCATATCTATACATTCATGGAGGACAACTTTAAGGATAAGTTGTTTCCGTTCTTTTATCTGTACTGTTGTGATAAACAGTCGGATGCCATGGTGATCTGTTCGATCAATGAAAAGAGTCTGATCAAGCAATGCTGA